The following coding sequences are from one Octopus bimaculoides isolate UCB-OBI-ISO-001 chromosome 3, ASM119413v2, whole genome shotgun sequence window:
- the LOC106870335 gene encoding uncharacterized protein LOC106870335 codes for MEKNRSNYRQLCLLGTNEHIGLIEHCLGLGTYIETAITTRTSHLMVLEKRHEDLFLKKTNNGLQSNEHFQNAAYFRLLLYAHRCPITDSSSIFKYFLLKLQDESMLLDLRKQKTVTPVKKQTLPNNQTSKQQKEDKSRIGISNIQLSRMKRPVSEAFEKQLQRRNTEKLILSHVQQLFLKWKMYTKSNNRVLKPRQDEQRNEVKVKLKW; via the exons ATGGAAAAGAACCGAAGTAATTATCGCCAACTATGTCTATTAGGTACCAATGAACACATTG gtTTAATAGAACACTGTCTTGGTCTTGGAACATATATAGAGACTGCAATCACAACACGGACATCACATCTTATGGTCTTAGAAAAACGTCATGAAGACTTATTTCTGAAGAAAACCAACAATGGGTTACAAAGCAATGAACATTTTCAGAATGCTGCCTACTTTAGGTTATTACTGTATGCTCACCGCTGTCCAATAACTGATTCTagttctatttttaaatattttctgctaaAATTACAAGATGAATCCATGTTACTTGACCTCCGTAAACAGAAAACTGTCACTCCTGTGAAGAAACAAACTTTACCTAATAATCAAACatctaaacaacaaaaagaagataaaagtagAATTGGTATTTCTAATATTCAACTATCAAGGATGAAAAGACCTGTATCAGAAGCTTTTGAAAAGCAACTACAGAGACGGAATACAGAGAAGCTTATTCTTTCACATGTACAACAATTATTTCTGAAGTGGAAAATGTATACTAAAAGTAACAACAGAGTTTTGAAACCAAGACAAGATgaacaaagaaatgaagtgaAGGTTAAACTGAAATGGTGA